Part of the Passer domesticus isolate bPasDom1 chromosome 30, bPasDom1.hap1, whole genome shotgun sequence genome, tcttaatcactgcaggcaatctgtGGTGGTCATGGTtgagtgcattgctgagctgctccttttgtaacTATTTTCTAATTATTATGTGCTTTACTTTAGTAATTTTTGCAGATTTACCTTATATAAATTACACAATATCTTCAGTTGGTGTCTGTggctttggtgctgaccctgccacTGGGAAAACTGACCCTGTGGGCTTcacagaagcaaggggcccttgtgacactgcagagcctTATGTGAccaggggaccatggtgaccctgtggggcttaatggaaccaaggggccattgtgacactgggccctcatggaaccatggagaccattctgACATTGTGGGGACTCATGGGGACAAGGCTCCattattttcctctccctggcactgcccagttcagcctttccctgcccctgccccagcccagcagagcagcagagtcaggtctagccctgcagcaggaactgcaggcactggaggtcagggacagccactctgggtctggaatgctcagcagatgctcagctcgggcagctcctgcagccccagggccagccctgctgcccagcccagcagcagtgttggccccagggctcctcaggcagctcctgctggcccagggacagggcagcctcttgccagggctcctctgcacacccacgggctcctgctctgctcctggcccatgccagctgccaccagagcctttcccaggggaacacatctgtgctggccccagcagccattgctgcagcccctgccctgctgcccagagccccgagctggggctgctgctctgcagagcacgggggctgtgctgcccggggccctgggctgcctctgctgggctctgctgctcagcctggcacacagaggcagctgatgctgctccctgcactcaccccctcccacacaggctctggggGCCAtgcagggggctcagaggtgcctgccttgtgccagggctgccagaggggcttggggctgccctggatcctcctgggggagttccctgaggctcagagcaggcagtTCCCaaactcctttccctgggcctgctgtgtccctgggctgcagagctctcctggctcacagcagacattcagtccttgatctcggggtgaccccagcctggccaggcctgtgcccagtcagctccactccctgctgctccctggcacaccctgtccctgcaggtcccctgtgttctcctggcagctcccaaggccctccagacaaaccttcccctgccatcagccctggcacaagctgcagagccgCAGGAAGGTTCAGCTCAGACCATTCagcatctgatgggcactggccaccaacaagcaaaacctgacccagacctgagtcccctgaaggccccagtgagaccctgatctcatcccactgagccctgggagcaCAAGGAACACGAGGAGCCTcttgagagtcctgagagtgcctctggaggggagcaaagccttcctgccctgcgctcaggagatgccctttgctggtggagctgctgtgctggagcccagctgtgtcccagcagtgcccatggcctgtccctgcctgagggcacagcacggacacgcagcaggacagtgaccaagctgccagagcactccggcctggcacccacagcagggctgggaaggggagtgtggagctgggaggagcagatgtggaaagaggcagggccattgtccctggctgtgctgctgtgctgggagccccttccctccacctctgcacacaggcactgcccctgcagagccagagaagggctgaggaaatgccttgaaCACACAGGTCAGGACAGCcacttatttttattcaaatacAGAGGGAACAAGCCACCTAAAAGCCTTTGTGTTACAAAAGAGAAGTGGAAGTTCATGTAGAAATGCTCAGAGTAGTACTAGAGTATAttataaaaaacattttaacacCGGGATAATAATAAGAAAAGGTCCCAGTGACAAAATggacaaagaggaaaaaaaggcctAGATTGTAAAGAGTTACATTCACAAGGTTCTGGAGCAGAAAAGTTTAACATTTCTGAAAAGATACATTCATCATTTTCCTCAGGGTacccttgagctcctggttcctcaggctgtagatgagggggttcagggctggaggcaccatcgagtacagaactgacagggccagatccagggatggggaggagatggaggggggcttcaggtagGTGAATGAGGCAGTGCTGataaacagagagaccacagccaggtgagggaggcaggtggaaaaggctttgtgctgtccctgctcagaggggatcctcagcacggccctgaagatctgcacataggagaaaacaatgaacacaaaacaaccaaatacCAAACAGAGGGAGAACACAAGaagcccaagttccctgaggtaggatttggagcaggagagcttgaggctgtgtgggatttcacagaagaactggcccagggcattgccatggcacaggggcagggaaaatgtattggctgtgtgcagcagagcagtgagaaaggcactggcccaggcagctgctgccatgtgggcacaagctctgctgcccaggagggtcccatagtgcaggggtttgcagatggacacgtagcggtcgtagcacatgatggtcaggaggaaatactctgcttAGAAgaagaacataaagaaaaagagctgagtAGCACaccctgtgtaggagatggtcgtggtgtcccagagggaattgtgcatggctttggggacagtggtgcagatggagcccaggtcactgagggccaggttgagcaggaagaagaacatgggcgtgtgcaggtggtggccgcaggctacggtgctgatgatgaggccgttgcccaggagggcagccagggagatgcccagcaagaggcagaagtgcaggagctgcagctgccgcgtgtctgccaatgccagcaggaggaagtggctgatggagctgctgttggacatttgctggggctgcacatggggacctgttcatggagaaaggacagtgacaagtcaggagaggctgcttgGAGCCAAACCTGGGCCATTCCCTGTAGCCTCTTCTGCTGTGACTCATCCAcccttgttcctgctctgggaaaagCTTCACCCAGGttcctgcctgagctccagttgTGCTGGCAGAGTGTGCCAGGAGCAATCAGGGCTGTGCATGGGGGCTCTCaaggagccatccctgccccactgccctgggTTTGTGGCCATGGGGCAGATGGACAAGGCTGGATCTTCAGGATTTGTCAGGAAAATCTCTCCTAATGCAGAAAGGCTTGGTTGCATCTGCACTCCCACTTCTAAAGGAAATAGATGCCAGGAGTT contains:
- the LOC135287517 gene encoding olfactory receptor 14J1-like, translated to MCYDRYVSICKPLHYGTLLGSRACAHMAAAAWASAFLTALLHTANTFSLPLCHGNALGQFFCEIPHSLKLSCSKSYLRELGLLVFSLCLVFGCFVFIVFSYVQIFRAVLRIPSEQGQHKAFSTCLPHLAVVSLFISTASFTYLKPPSISSPSLDLALSVLYSMVPPALNPLIYSLRNQELKGTLRKMMNVSFQKC